One Pantoea trifolii DNA segment encodes these proteins:
- a CDS encoding type I restriction-modification system subunit M yields the protein MSNHNFSQTAAFLWSVADLLRGDFKQSLYGRIILPFTLLRRLECVLEESKDAVLSQAEKLESMKDLPEDAKEKFLLRATNGLSFFNTSPMNLSKLGQSDNADNLLNYVKCFSNDARQIFEQFKFSEYVSELKQANLLFKVVKLFAVTDLSPKRISNHDMGLVFEELIRRFAESSNETAGEHFTPRDIVRLTTSLVFMEDDDALSKPGIIRTIYDPTAGTGGFLSSGMEYVHDLNPEAVMRAFGQELNPESHAICKADMLIKGQDVSRIKLGNTLSNDQLPADQFDYMLSNPPFGVDWKKIEGEINDEHSQKGFKGRFGPGLPRVSDGSLLFLMHLLSKMRGINNADGSISNGGRIGIILNGSPLFTGGAGSGESEIRRYILEADLLEGIVALPTDMFYNTGIATYVWILSNKKSAERKGKVQLIDGTNLCGKMRKSLGSKRNLMGEDDIKLITQTFGDFKVVDATSLDELGLEKAPEQKSNRGRQSASAKTETTKTFASKIFGTTEFGYRRLTIERPLRLSAQVTDEAIATLRFAPKPFNAPMERLYEAFSAQWQDDNYGDFSAIEAEARVIIKAEFAELKEKQIKDLLDSKLWLAQRTLMDKARQIQTALNIKAGGKTQVSDDFNQFQLTLKGAIKTAVVKLDNKENKQFIDAITIKNPAAEPVVKKVLKENAQPLYGAFEYKSKVVEFEQDGDLRDNENVPLNPYVATSDLIENYFTAEVLPHVEDAWINADKRDAKDGEVGIVGYEIPFNRHFYVYQPPRPLEDIDADLDAVSAEIMKLLQEVHS from the coding sequence ATGTCCAATCATAATTTTTCTCAAACTGCCGCATTTCTCTGGTCGGTTGCCGACCTTCTTCGCGGAGATTTCAAACAGTCACTTTATGGTCGCATCATCCTGCCATTTACGTTGCTGCGTCGACTTGAGTGTGTGCTTGAGGAGAGTAAAGATGCAGTGTTGTCTCAGGCTGAAAAGCTTGAGTCAATGAAAGACTTGCCTGAAGACGCTAAGGAAAAGTTTCTGCTACGCGCAACTAATGGTCTGTCCTTTTTTAATACTTCTCCCATGAATCTAAGCAAGTTGGGCCAAAGCGATAACGCAGATAATTTGCTGAATTATGTCAAATGCTTTTCTAATGATGCACGTCAGATTTTCGAACAGTTCAAATTTAGCGAATATGTGAGTGAGTTAAAGCAAGCTAACCTACTGTTCAAAGTGGTCAAATTGTTTGCGGTAACTGATCTCAGCCCAAAAAGAATATCTAACCATGACATGGGATTGGTGTTTGAAGAGCTGATCCGCCGCTTCGCTGAAAGTTCCAATGAAACCGCCGGTGAGCACTTTACCCCACGTGATATTGTCCGTTTGACCACTTCTTTAGTGTTCATGGAAGATGACGACGCGCTAAGTAAGCCCGGCATTATCCGTACTATCTATGATCCTACTGCCGGAACCGGCGGGTTCTTATCTTCTGGTATGGAATATGTGCACGATCTCAATCCAGAAGCGGTAATGCGTGCCTTTGGCCAGGAACTCAATCCCGAATCTCATGCTATTTGTAAAGCCGATATGCTGATCAAGGGTCAGGATGTTAGCCGCATTAAGCTGGGTAATACCTTGTCAAATGATCAACTGCCTGCCGACCAGTTTGACTACATGCTGTCAAATCCTCCCTTCGGCGTGGATTGGAAAAAGATTGAAGGCGAGATTAACGATGAACATTCGCAGAAAGGCTTTAAGGGTCGTTTTGGACCGGGCCTGCCGCGTGTCTCCGATGGATCTCTACTGTTCCTGATGCATCTGCTTAGCAAAATGCGCGGCATCAACAATGCTGATGGCTCGATAAGCAACGGTGGCCGCATCGGTATTATCCTTAACGGCTCACCGCTATTTACCGGCGGTGCAGGTAGCGGTGAGAGCGAAATCCGCCGCTATATCTTGGAAGCCGATCTGCTGGAAGGCATCGTCGCGCTGCCAACGGATATGTTCTACAACACCGGTATCGCAACCTACGTCTGGATCCTGTCGAACAAGAAGTCCGCAGAACGCAAAGGCAAAGTGCAGCTGATCGATGGCACCAACCTGTGCGGAAAAATGCGTAAATCGCTGGGCTCAAAACGCAACTTGATGGGTGAAGACGATATCAAGCTGATTACGCAGACTTTCGGCGATTTCAAGGTCGTTGATGCGACCTCGCTGGATGAGCTTGGGCTAGAAAAAGCACCAGAGCAGAAATCTAACCGTGGCCGTCAGTCTGCCTCGGCTAAAACCGAAACAACGAAAACCTTCGCCAGCAAAATCTTTGGCACCACAGAGTTTGGTTATCGCCGCCTGACCATTGAACGCCCACTGCGTTTGTCTGCGCAGGTGACCGATGAAGCAATTGCAACCCTGCGCTTTGCACCGAAGCCGTTTAATGCACCGATGGAGCGTTTATACGAAGCGTTTTCTGCACAGTGGCAGGATGATAATTACGGTGATTTTTCAGCGATCGAAGCTGAAGCTCGCGTGATTATCAAAGCAGAGTTTGCTGAATTGAAAGAAAAGCAGATTAAGGATTTGCTGGACAGCAAGCTGTGGCTGGCGCAACGCACATTGATGGATAAGGCGCGGCAGATTCAGACTGCCTTGAATATTAAGGCGGGAGGCAAAACGCAGGTTAGCGATGACTTTAACCAGTTCCAGCTCACCCTGAAAGGTGCGATTAAAACTGCAGTCGTGAAGCTAGATAACAAAGAGAATAAACAGTTTATCGACGCTATCACCATTAAAAACCCGGCTGCCGAGCCGGTAGTGAAGAAGGTGCTGAAAGAGAATGCCCAGCCGCTCTACGGTGCGTTTGAGTACAAAAGTAAAGTTGTAGAGTTTGAGCAGGATGGCGATTTGCGTGATAACGAGAACGTACCGCTAAATCCGTATGTTGCCACCAGTGATCTGATTGAAAATTATTTCACAGCGGAAGTGCTACCGCATGTGGAGGATGCGTGGATTAATGCCGACAAGCGTGATGCGAAAGATGGTGAGGTTGGTATTGTTGGTTACGAGATTCCGTTTAACCGGCACTTCTATGTTTATCAGCCGCCACGCCCGCTGGAGGACATTGATGCAGATCTGGATGCGGTCAGCGCCGAGATTATGAAGCTGCTGCAGGAGGTGCATTCGTGA
- a CDS encoding restriction endonuclease subunit S, with translation MSKYKAYPEYMDSGIEWLGSIPDHWKTFSGKRMFKSVRIPAEKGDEQLAASQRYGVIPQSLMMQLNDSKVMLALKGTDSFRHVAENDFVISLRSFEGGIEHSQYTGCVSPAYTVLKNSKPISYGYYRYLFKCMPFIAALQSSTDSLRDGKSINYEQFSAIDLPLTSLCEQNTIAAFLDFETAKIDKLIEKQKQLIELLKEKRMAVISHAVTKGLNPDVPMKDSGVDWLGQVPEHWIVRRLKHTASLQSGIPKGKDLTGKKSISVPMLRVANVQDGYLDLEDVHNIDIEPSQLGRYLLRNGDVLMNEGGDNDQLGRGAVWMAPINNCIHQNHVFSIRPKNIESEWLDMLTRAAYAKFYFYRVAKQSTNLASISSTNIKETPLLIPPVEERKEILKFIKLQLERLKATEELSIDQITLLRERRTALISAAVTGKIDVRDWVAPDTQEVEELQETTA, from the coding sequence ATGTCTAAGTATAAGGCGTATCCGGAGTATATGGATTCTGGAATTGAATGGCTTGGGTCGATCCCTGACCATTGGAAAACTTTTTCCGGAAAACGAATGTTTAAAAGTGTGCGTATACCGGCTGAAAAGGGTGATGAGCAACTTGCGGCAAGCCAAAGGTATGGAGTTATTCCCCAGTCGCTAATGATGCAACTTAATGACTCAAAAGTGATGCTTGCATTAAAAGGAACTGATTCTTTTAGGCATGTTGCAGAAAATGATTTTGTTATAAGTCTACGTAGCTTTGAAGGAGGTATTGAGCATAGCCAGTACACTGGCTGTGTGTCACCTGCTTACACTGTACTGAAAAATTCTAAACCAATCAGTTACGGTTATTATCGTTATCTTTTTAAATGCATGCCTTTCATTGCTGCATTACAGTCGTCAACAGACAGTTTGAGAGATGGGAAATCAATTAATTATGAGCAGTTTAGCGCAATAGACCTACCACTAACTTCATTGTGTGAACAAAATACTATCGCCGCTTTTCTTGATTTCGAAACAGCAAAAATTGATAAGCTTATCGAGAAGCAAAAACAACTCATTGAACTGCTTAAAGAAAAACGTATGGCAGTTATTAGCCATGCCGTCACCAAAGGTCTAAATCCTGATGTGCCCATGAAAGATTCTGGTGTTGACTGGTTGGGGCAAGTTCCGGAGCACTGGATCGTACGTAGATTAAAACATACGGCAAGCCTACAATCTGGAATCCCTAAAGGAAAAGATCTCACAGGTAAAAAAAGTATTTCAGTACCTATGCTTCGTGTGGCCAATGTTCAAGATGGTTATCTTGACCTTGAAGATGTACATAACATAGATATTGAACCAAGTCAGTTGGGAAGATACTTACTTCGCAATGGTGATGTATTGATGAATGAGGGGGGGGATAATGACCAATTAGGTCGTGGAGCGGTATGGATGGCACCAATCAATAATTGCATTCATCAAAACCATGTGTTTTCAATTAGGCCTAAAAACATTGAATCAGAATGGCTAGATATGCTTACTCGAGCTGCTTATGCGAAATTTTATTTCTACCGAGTGGCGAAGCAAAGTACGAACCTTGCATCCATTTCGTCAACAAATATTAAAGAAACTCCATTGCTTATTCCTCCAGTAGAAGAAAGGAAGGAGATTCTAAAGTTTATTAAACTTCAACTCGAAAGATTAAAAGCGACTGAAGAACTAAGCATTGATCAAATTACCTTATTACGAGAACGCCGCACCGCCCTAATTTCCGCCGCCGTCACCGGAAAAATCGACGTGCGCGACTGGGTTGCACCCGACACGCAGGAAGTTGAGGAGCTACAGGAGACTACCGCATGA
- a CDS encoding type I restriction endonuclease subunit R: MSMDSTKELIFQDEMIAQMVDRGWSVGKADGYDRERAIYSQDALTFVQTTQPQEWEKFAKIYPTDTERHFFDALVAQLKKADINATDMLSRTYGTLGVLRHGIKSHSARFSLCQFKPEHNLNPDTLTRYKQNICRIVPELVYSPHASKAVFEESGIKAKKWRIDLVLFVNGLPIATLELKSEFKQAVQNAITQYKKTRLPKDPGTNKTEPLLTFKRGALVHFAVSQYEVFMATKLDGDKTFFLPFNKGTKEGGAGNDIPENENDYATSYLWNEVLLPENLLKILASFVHLQIEEKEDWQGLKYKKESLIFPRYHQWDVVNKLITAAAEEGTGNKYLIQHSAGSGKSNSIAWTAHQLSRLYDEKGEKQFHSVIVVTDRTVLDDQLQDTIYQFEHQDGVVGRINNKEGDGSKSEKLASALENSQPIIIVTIQTFPFVLKAIENSVSLKLRKYAVIADEAHSSQSGSTARQLKEVLMTEEADDDVVMSSEDILDATVAARKGSSNLNYYAFTATPKPKTLELFGRRPNPHEPASRTNKPEAFHVYSMRQAIEEGFILDVLKNYTNYKVAYKLLQKLDDPDREVDSKKAKVKLTQWVSLHEHNISQKVKVIVEHYRKHVMHLLGGQAKAMVVTSSRKAAVRYKLAFDKYIAENNYQKINAMVAFSGEIEFAESDHNALALLNQKFTEINMNPGLKGWDMRKAFDSDDYQVMLVANKFQTGFDQPKLCAMYVDKALGGVECVQTLSRLNRTYPGKAESGTFVLDFWNEPDEILEAFQPYYQTAELTDVSDPQLVFELFDKLRTSGIFLWNEVEQFCDAFFTKNKSNAAISNICKPAVDRWKLRYSSAIDAYVLAKEMFERTKKTGDVVLITNAENSFKACKQEKDKLDIFKKDLGSFVRFYEFMSQIVDYDDKDLEKLSLFARHLRPMLHEQRIAEDEVDLSNVEMSHYRLSKLHEQHLKLQEDAEEYKLKPGNDIGTAKPKNPKEEFLSNILARLNDLFITDNLSDKDMINYAFAVRDKLSENQAVMTQIANNTREQAMLGDFPKAIDDAVMDSNDAHQEMMIQYLSNPELAKGFARVVFDMLKGA, translated from the coding sequence ATGAGCATGGACAGCACCAAGGAACTGATTTTTCAGGATGAAATGATTGCGCAGATGGTCGATCGTGGCTGGAGTGTTGGCAAAGCCGACGGCTACGATCGCGAGCGCGCGATCTATTCACAGGATGCGCTGACATTCGTGCAAACCACGCAGCCGCAGGAGTGGGAGAAGTTTGCCAAAATTTATCCCACCGACACCGAACGTCACTTCTTTGATGCGCTAGTGGCGCAACTCAAAAAAGCTGATATCAACGCTACCGATATGCTTTCACGCACTTACGGTACGCTCGGCGTATTACGTCACGGCATCAAGAGCCATAGCGCGCGTTTTTCGCTGTGTCAGTTCAAACCGGAACATAACCTCAATCCGGACACGCTGACGCGCTATAAACAAAACATCTGTCGTATTGTGCCCGAGCTGGTTTACAGCCCGCACGCTTCCAAAGCGGTATTTGAAGAGTCAGGCATAAAAGCGAAGAAGTGGCGTATTGATCTGGTGCTATTTGTGAATGGCCTGCCGATTGCCACGCTGGAACTAAAATCTGAATTTAAGCAGGCAGTACAAAACGCCATCACCCAATATAAGAAAACGCGCCTGCCAAAAGACCCCGGCACTAACAAAACGGAACCGCTGCTGACATTCAAACGCGGTGCGTTGGTGCACTTTGCCGTCAGCCAGTATGAAGTGTTTATGGCAACTAAACTCGACGGTGATAAAACCTTCTTTCTGCCGTTTAACAAAGGCACCAAAGAGGGCGGCGCGGGCAATGATATTCCGGAAAATGAAAATGACTACGCCACCAGCTATCTGTGGAATGAGGTCTTGCTGCCGGAAAATCTGCTGAAAATTCTTGCCAGCTTTGTGCATCTGCAAATTGAAGAGAAAGAAGACTGGCAGGGACTTAAGTATAAAAAAGAGAGTCTGATCTTTCCGCGCTATCACCAATGGGATGTGGTTAATAAACTGATCACGGCGGCAGCAGAGGAAGGGACAGGTAATAAATATCTGATTCAGCACAGTGCGGGTTCAGGTAAATCCAATTCCATCGCCTGGACCGCTCATCAGCTATCGCGGCTGTACGATGAGAAAGGTGAGAAGCAGTTCCACTCGGTGATTGTTGTCACTGACCGAACCGTGCTGGACGATCAGCTGCAGGACACAATCTACCAGTTTGAGCATCAGGATGGTGTGGTCGGGCGCATCAACAACAAAGAGGGAGATGGTTCAAAGTCGGAAAAGCTCGCTAGTGCGCTTGAAAACTCGCAGCCGATTATCATCGTCACTATTCAGACCTTCCCGTTTGTGCTCAAAGCGATTGAAAACAGTGTCAGCCTCAAGCTACGTAAATATGCGGTGATTGCCGATGAAGCGCACTCTTCGCAAAGTGGATCCACCGCGCGTCAGCTGAAAGAAGTGTTGATGACTGAAGAAGCGGATGACGATGTCGTGATGTCGTCAGAGGATATTCTTGATGCTACGGTTGCCGCGCGTAAAGGCAGCAGTAATCTCAACTACTATGCATTCACCGCTACGCCAAAACCGAAAACGCTGGAGCTTTTTGGCCGTCGCCCTAATCCACATGAGCCAGCCTCCAGAACCAATAAGCCAGAAGCGTTCCATGTTTACTCCATGCGTCAGGCTATTGAAGAAGGTTTTATTCTCGATGTTCTGAAGAATTACACCAATTACAAGGTGGCCTATAAGCTGCTGCAAAAGCTGGACGATCCGGACCGTGAAGTTGATAGCAAAAAAGCCAAAGTAAAACTCACCCAGTGGGTATCGCTGCATGAGCACAATATCTCGCAAAAGGTGAAGGTCATTGTTGAGCACTATCGTAAGCATGTGATGCATCTGCTGGGCGGACAGGCTAAAGCGATGGTGGTTACTAGCTCACGCAAAGCGGCGGTGCGCTACAAGCTGGCGTTTGATAAATACATCGCAGAAAACAACTACCAGAAAATTAACGCGATGGTTGCCTTCTCCGGTGAAATTGAGTTTGCCGAAAGCGATCATAACGCGCTTGCGCTCCTGAATCAGAAATTCACTGAAATCAATATGAACCCCGGCCTGAAAGGGTGGGATATGCGTAAAGCCTTTGATAGCGATGATTATCAAGTGATGCTGGTGGCAAACAAATTCCAGACCGGTTTTGACCAGCCCAAATTGTGTGCCATGTATGTGGACAAAGCATTAGGTGGAGTGGAATGCGTTCAGACACTTTCCCGACTGAACCGCACTTATCCGGGCAAAGCAGAATCAGGCACATTTGTACTCGATTTCTGGAATGAGCCAGATGAGATTCTTGAGGCTTTCCAACCGTATTACCAAACAGCGGAATTAACCGATGTTAGCGATCCGCAATTAGTGTTCGAGTTGTTCGACAAACTGCGCACCAGCGGGATTTTCCTTTGGAATGAAGTAGAGCAGTTCTGTGACGCATTTTTCACTAAGAATAAATCTAACGCAGCGATCAGTAACATTTGTAAGCCGGCAGTTGATCGTTGGAAGCTGCGTTATAGCTCAGCGATTGATGCTTATGTGCTGGCCAAAGAGATGTTTGAACGCACAAAAAAGACTGGCGACGTGGTGCTAATCACCAATGCAGAAAACAGTTTTAAAGCCTGCAAGCAGGAAAAAGACAAGCTGGATATCTTCAAAAAAGATCTCGGTAGTTTTGTTCGTTTCTACGAGTTTATGTCCCAGATTGTTGACTATGATGACAAAGATCTGGAAAAGCTAAGCCTGTTTGCTCGCCACTTGCGCCCAATGTTGCATGAACAGCGTATTGCAGAAGATGAGGTCGATCTCAGTAATGTTGAGATGAGCCATTATCGTTTGTCAAAGCTCCATGAGCAGCATCTGAAACTGCAAGAGGATGCCGAAGAGTACAAACTCAAACCCGGCAATGACATAGGCACTGCAAAGCCTAAGAACCCAAAAGAAGAGTTCCTTTCAAATATACTGGCGCGTCTGAATGACCTCTTTATTACTGACAATCTTAGCGATAAAGACATGATTAATTATGCTTTTGCCGTACGAGACAAGTTATCTGAGAACCAGGCGGTAATGACGCAAATTGCCAACAATACGCGCGAACAGGCAATGCTGGGAGATTTCCCGAAAGCGATTGATGATGCCGTAATGGATAGCAATGATGCGCATCAGGAGATGATGATTCAGTACTTGTCGAATCCGGAGCTTGCGAAAGGATTTGCCAGAGTGGTGTTTGATATGTTGAAAGGCGCTTAA
- the tssG gene encoding type VI secretion system baseplate subunit TssG: MSDENNKPFWLDDNGNDQTARYNFYRFCQLLEQTAGSRLGTGRTPESDPVRFRPNPHLGFPAGELKRTEIDADNPDAIPTVRTNFFGLYGVDSPLPTSIIDDINQGRDGADAMAAFLDIFNHRLMTQFYRIWRKYSYPATFEPGGKDRVSQSLMALTGITHSGDQPSSRLLAILKPLLHTTHTAEGIAAVINSQAPNTKVEVFAHHPVTMPVAKRARLSMRSGMTLDQNPILGDETRVADYCSRVELSTDDPDEAKGWMPDGQLRQDVKALLSTYLGCNYDLRFWLTIPTRLLPMPRLGDAGLFSGYNMMLGLREDNLSAMPETVRIKVGKLRNSHVK; encoded by the coding sequence GTGAGCGACGAAAACAACAAACCGTTCTGGCTGGACGATAACGGCAATGACCAGACCGCGCGGTACAACTTTTACCGCTTCTGCCAGCTGCTGGAGCAGACGGCCGGCAGCCGCCTCGGCACAGGCCGCACACCAGAGAGTGATCCGGTGCGATTTCGTCCCAATCCGCATCTGGGCTTTCCCGCCGGGGAGCTAAAACGCACGGAAATTGACGCCGACAACCCGGATGCGATACCGACGGTAAGAACTAACTTCTTCGGCTTGTACGGCGTCGATTCGCCGCTGCCCACCAGCATCATTGATGACATCAACCAGGGACGTGACGGAGCTGATGCGATGGCGGCGTTTCTGGATATCTTCAATCATCGGTTGATGACGCAGTTTTACCGCATCTGGCGCAAGTACAGCTATCCGGCAACCTTTGAGCCAGGCGGTAAAGATAGGGTGTCGCAAAGCCTGATGGCCTTAACCGGGATCACCCACAGCGGTGACCAACCTTCGTCACGCCTGCTGGCGATACTGAAACCATTGCTGCATACCACGCACACTGCTGAAGGTATTGCAGCGGTGATCAACAGCCAGGCACCGAACACCAAAGTTGAGGTTTTCGCACACCATCCAGTGACGATGCCAGTGGCGAAACGCGCCCGACTTTCAATGCGCAGCGGCATGACGCTTGATCAGAATCCGATACTGGGCGATGAAACCCGCGTGGCTGATTACTGCTCACGGGTTGAGCTTTCAACAGACGATCCTGATGAGGCAAAGGGTTGGATGCCTGACGGACAGCTCAGGCAGGATGTGAAGGCGCTACTGAGCACGTATCTGGGCTGTAACTATGATTTGCGGTTTTGGCTGACGATTCCAACTAGATTGCTGCCAATGCCGCGGCTGGGCGATGCCGGGTTATTTAGTGGATACAATATGATGCTGGGGTTGAGGGAGGATAATTTGAGTGCGATGCCGGAAACGGTGCGCATCAAAGTGGGAAAACTGCGAAATAGTCACGTTAAATAA
- the tssF gene encoding type VI secretion system baseplate subunit TssF: protein MNDHDFLKYFDSEMRYLKAAAQEFAEQYPEAGRRLGVDGKSLKMNDSVEQLFQGFSLMMAQMRRKIDDDIPELTEPLLGHLLPVVNRTLPSMSVVELTPDMVAQVRDAMLPEGTTLLTRPMDITGLRCPYRTIDALKLHPLTLGEISTPFHPDGHQMISLRFSLSPQADPTQIDLSDIPLYIHGDRPVQSLMYQALTNHIEKITVRQPHSDNWDPKPFSGDIRARWQQHWHSVWPESDSPALCGEVRPLLEYFSFPARYAFFTLSGLNTLLFNESCREVILDIHLSQPLPRDISLPADALRIHCVPVINLFTLNAEPLKVKPAVLDYRLRPHRLRDQHTEIYSVDEVAASETLEKRHYVPYRHFRQKGGMLQRKESWPARYFHTRIWRGVSGLYETLLMLGGDESETDRSEDDATLFMNITCTNGNYPRMALEKAVFDGSAVTGNLTLQCTTRYPPSMPYYPPTTQLFQWHVMSLLHPRALSQMISDAVSLRAVLALFDWSNDDNNRRRISGIRHVSWRQDYNSSYHWHGVRIRVALDETQFSGTGDARLFCELLEQFLTQYASVVRFTQLTVLLTASGTEWAWPERRINRVLM from the coding sequence ATGAACGACCATGATTTTCTAAAATATTTCGACAGCGAGATGCGTTATCTGAAAGCTGCTGCGCAGGAGTTTGCGGAGCAGTATCCGGAGGCGGGACGGCGGCTGGGTGTCGACGGCAAATCTCTGAAGATGAATGACTCGGTCGAGCAACTGTTTCAAGGCTTCTCGCTGATGATGGCGCAGATGCGGCGCAAGATTGATGACGATATTCCTGAGCTGACGGAGCCGCTGCTCGGGCATCTGCTACCTGTGGTGAACCGCACGCTGCCATCAATGTCAGTGGTGGAACTTACGCCCGATATGGTCGCTCAGGTACGTGATGCGATGCTTCCGGAAGGCACAACGCTGCTGACCCGACCGATGGATATTACTGGCTTGCGCTGCCCATATCGCACGATCGATGCGCTGAAATTGCATCCGCTGACGCTGGGCGAGATATCGACGCCCTTCCATCCTGATGGACACCAGATGATCTCCCTGCGGTTTTCCCTCAGCCCTCAGGCAGATCCGACCCAAATCGATCTCAGCGATATCCCGCTCTACATCCACGGAGATCGCCCGGTGCAGTCGCTGATGTATCAGGCCCTAACCAACCATATTGAAAAAATTACTGTTCGCCAGCCGCACAGCGATAACTGGGATCCAAAACCCTTTAGCGGCGACATCCGTGCCCGCTGGCAACAGCACTGGCACTCGGTCTGGCCAGAAAGCGATAGCCCAGCCTTGTGCGGTGAAGTGCGCCCGCTGCTGGAATATTTCAGTTTTCCGGCTCGCTACGCCTTTTTTACTCTTTCGGGGCTCAACACACTTCTCTTCAACGAAAGCTGCCGCGAGGTGATTCTCGATATTCACCTTAGTCAGCCACTTCCGCGTGATATTTCCCTGCCGGCGGACGCGCTGCGTATTCACTGCGTACCGGTGATTAACCTGTTTACGCTGAACGCCGAGCCGCTAAAGGTGAAGCCTGCGGTGCTCGATTATCGTCTGCGCCCGCACCGCCTGCGCGATCAGCACACAGAGATTTACAGTGTTGATGAAGTGGCCGCCAGCGAAACACTGGAAAAGCGGCATTATGTGCCGTATCGGCATTTCCGGCAAAAAGGTGGCATGCTGCAACGCAAAGAGTCCTGGCCGGCGCGATATTTCCATACACGGATTTGGCGGGGTGTCAGCGGTCTTTATGAAACGCTGCTGATGTTAGGCGGCGATGAAAGCGAGACCGACCGAAGCGAGGATGATGCCACTCTGTTTATGAACATCACCTGCACCAATGGTAACTATCCGCGTATGGCGCTGGAGAAAGCCGTATTTGATGGAAGCGCGGTAACCGGCAACCTGACGTTGCAATGCACAACGCGTTATCCCCCTTCTATGCCTTACTACCCGCCAACCACGCAGCTGTTTCAATGGCATGTGATGTCGCTGCTGCATCCGCGCGCCCTGAGCCAGATGATTAGCGACGCTGTGAGCCTCAGAGCCGTGCTGGCGCTGTTTGACTGGAGCAATGACGATAACAACCGCCGTCGCATCAGCGGTATTCGCCATGTGAGCTGGCGTCAGGACTATAACTCGTCGTATCACTGGCACGGGGTGCGTATTCGCGTGGCGCTCGATGAAACCCAGTTCAGCGGCACCGGCGATGCCCGCCTGTTTTGCGAGCTGCTGGAGCAGTTCCTGACGCAGTATGCCAGCGTTGTGCGCTTCACCCAGCTGACGGTGCTGCTGACCGCTTCGGGCACCGAGTGGGCCTGGCCGGAGCGCCGCATTAACAGGGTGTTAATGTGA